Genomic window (Catenulispora sp. MAP5-51):
TTCTGGGCGCCGATGGCGGCGGCGGCCCAGCGGTACTTCGACGCGTCCTGCTTCAGCAGAGCCTGGATCTGCGCGCCGGGGGTGCTGGCATCGAGGAGGTTGCCCATGCCGCCGCCGGCGCCGCCCCTGCTGGTGCCGCCGGTGGTTCCGCCGGTTCCGCCGGTTCCGTTGGTACCGCCGGTGCCGCCAGTGCCGCCGAAGCCGCCCATGCCGCCGGGTGCGGTTCCAGTGCCGCCGCCGAAGCCGCCCGGGCCGGTCTGGCCGGTGGTGCCGCCGGTGTTGCCAGTACCGCCAGTGTTGCCAGTGTTGCCAGTGCCGCCAGTGCCGGTGGAACCGCCGGGTCCGCCCTGGAAGAATCCCTGACCCCCGCCCGGCATCGTGAAGCGTCCTCCGCCTCGACCGCCGCCGAAGCCGCCGGGGCCGCCGAAGCCCGCACCGGCCGGTCCGGCCGAGGGGATGGAGCCGCTGTGGCCCTGTCCGGTCGTGGCCACGGCGTACGCCGCCGGGCCCAGCAGCGCCGCGCCCACGCCGAGCGTCACCGCGGCCAGTCGCAGTGCCTTGCTCCGCGACGCGTTCGCAGCAGGTGCCGCCGCCGCAGCCGTGGCAGCCGGGCTCGACGTAGAAGCCGACACAGGACTCGAAGCAGACACAGGACTCGAAGCAGACACAGAACCCTGCTCGGACCCGCTCGCGTTCGCGCCGCCGGTCGTCGGCACCCAACTCGGCTGCCCGACGCCTCCGCCGGTCTCGGCCGCCGGCACCGCGCCCGCCGCGCCCTGCGCTTCACCCGGGGCGCCCTGCGCGCCGGCCGCGCCCTGCGCTTCGGTCCGCAGCCATCCCGGCCCGGCCAGCAGCAGCACCGTCCCGACCACACCGACGACCGCGATCAGGTACCGCAGCCACGAGTACCAGTCCGGCGTTTGCCCCAGCAGGTGGAACGACCACCACGTGGTCACCCCGACTGCGCCGGCCAGCCCGATCCGTGCCAGCGGCTCGGCGCGCCGGGCCCACAGCATCCCGCCGCCGATGCCGATCGTGACGGCGATGAGCGGGGCCAGCGCGATCGTGTAGTACGGGTGGAAGATGCCCTGCATGTAGCTGAAGACCGCGGCCGTGCTCAGCAGCGACAGTCCCCAGGCCAGCAGCGCGGCGCGTGCGTGGTCGGTGCGGCGGGCGCGGCCGGCGGCCCAGAGGCCGAAGACGAACAGCACCAGCGCCGCCGGGATCAGCCAGCTGATCTGGTTGGCGATCTCGGAGTCGAACATCCGGCCCAGGCCCGTGCCGGAGCTGAAGCCGCCGGGGCCGCCGCCTCCGCCGGGACGCCCGCCGCCGAAGCCGCCGGCACCGCCGGTGCCGCCGGGCACCGTGATGGTCTGCCCGCCGGGCGCGGTGAACTGGAGGCCGCCGCCGGCCCCGGTGGCCGTGCCGGCCTCCAGGCCGCGCCGGAACCCGCCTCCGCCGCCTCCGCCGCCCCCGCCGACGCTGCCGGTCTCGTTGCCGGTCAGGCGGCCGAAGCCGTTGTAGCCGAAGGTCAG
Coding sequences:
- a CDS encoding ArnT family glycosyltransferase gives rise to the protein MSAFSPTSEVVYEIGPPSDQTAAGGTGRFTRFWRGPESDPSWARPGLLGLLVAAAVLYLWDLSASGWANSFYAAAVQAGTKSWKAMLFGSLDAGNAITVDKPPASLWVMEVFGRVFGFNSWTMLMPQALMGVATCGVVYAAVKRVLTRSRTATIGAAAGLLAAAALAVTPVAVLMFKFNNPDALLVLLMTLSVYAVVRAMEHGSTRWLVLAGTLIGFAFLTKTLQAFLILPALTAVYLALGPGKFLRRLWQIGAAGLAIVVSAGWWVAIVQFWPASSRPYIGGSQDNSFLNLTFGYNGFGRLTGNETGSVGGGGGGGGGGFRRGLEAGTATGAGGGLQFTAPGGQTITVPGGTGGAGGFGGGRPGGGGGPGGFSSGTGLGRMFDSEIANQISWLIPAALVLFVFGLWAAGRARRTDHARAALLAWGLSLLSTAAVFSYMQGIFHPYYTIALAPLIAVTIGIGGGMLWARRAEPLARIGLAGAVGVTTWWSFHLLGQTPDWYSWLRYLIAVVGVVGTVLLLAGPGWLRTEAQGAAGAQGAPGEAQGAAGAVPAAETGGGVGQPSWVPTTGGANASGSEQGSVSASSPVSASSPVSASTSSPAATAAAAAPAANASRSKALRLAAVTLGVGAALLGPAAYAVATTGQGHSGSIPSAGPAGAGFGGPGGFGGGRGGGRFTMPGGGQGFFQGGPGGSTGTGGTGNTGNTGGTGNTGGTTGQTGPGGFGGGTGTAPGGMGGFGGTGGTGGTNGTGGTGGTTGGTSRGGAGGGMGNLLDASTPGAQIQALLKQDASKYRWAAAAIGAQNAAGYQLATGDPVMAIGGFNGSDPSPTLAQFQAYVAQHKIHYYIGGGIGGQANGGADEGSSIGTWVAAHYKAQTVDNVTIYDLTSPTS